In a genomic window of Sarcophilus harrisii chromosome 4, mSarHar1.11, whole genome shotgun sequence:
- the NOG gene encoding noggin, with the protein MERCPSLGVTLYAVVVVLGLRAGPAGCQHYLHIRPAPSDNLPLVDLIEHPDPIFDPKEKDLNETLLRSLLGGHYDPGFMATAPPEDRPGGGGGAAGGGEDLAELDQLLRQRPSGAMPSEIKGLEFSEGLPPGKKHRLSKKLRRKLQMWLWSQTFCPVLYAWNDLGSRFWPRYVKVGSCFSKRSCSVPEGMVCKPAKSVHLTVLRWRCQRRGGQRCGWIPIQYPIISECKCSC; encoded by the coding sequence ATGGAGCGGTGCCCCAGCCTGGGGGTCACCCTGTACGCCGTGGTGGTGGTACTGGGGCTCCGGGCGGGGCCGGCGGGCTGCCAACACTACCTCCACATCCGCCCGGCCCCCAGCGACAACCTGCCCCTGGTGGACCTTATCGAGCATCCGGACCCTATCTTTGACCCCAAGGAGAAGGATCTAAACGAGACTCTACTCCGCTCCCTGCTTGGGGGTCACTACGACCCGGGCTTCATGGCCACCGCGCCTCCTGAAGACCGGCCAGGCGGGGGTGGGGGAGCCGCCGGGGGCGGCGAGGACCTGGCAGAGTTGGACCAGCTGCTGCGGCAGCGGCCGTCGGGGGCCATGCCGAGCGAGATCAAAGGGCTGGAGTTCTCCGAGGGCTTGCCCCCGGGCAAGAAACACCGGCTTAGCAAGAAGCTACGCAGGAAGTTGCAGATGTGGCTCTGGTCGCAGACCTTCTGCCCAGTACTCTACGCTTGGAACGACCTGGGCAGCCGCTTCTGGCCCCGCTACGTGAAAGTGGGCAGCTGCTTCAGCAAGCGCTCTTGCTCCGTGCCGGAGGGCATGGTCTGCAAGCCGGCCAAGTCGGTGCACCTCACTGTGCTGCGGTGGCGGTGCCAGCGGCGAGGGGGACAGCGTTGCGGCTGGATCCCCATCCAGTACCCCATCATTTCGGAATGCAAGTGCTCTTGCTAG